One genomic segment of Clostridium estertheticum subsp. estertheticum includes these proteins:
- a CDS encoding iron-containing alcohol dehydrogenase gives MNRFTLPRDIYFGENSLEVLKTIKGKKAVIVTGGSSMKKFGFLDKVEAYLNEAGIEVKHITGVEPDPSVDTVMNGAAVMREFEPDLIISIGGGSPIDAAKAMWIFYEYPEFTFEQAVIPFGIPDLRQKAKFIAIPSTSGTASEVTAFSVITDYKAKIKYPLADFNLTPDVAIIDPSLAQTMPAKLTAHTGMDALTHALEAYVAGLHSYFSDPLAMQAITMIKDNLVKSFEGNVEARNEMHMAQCLAGMAFSNALLGISHSMAHKIGGVFHVEHGLANAILLPHVIDFNKKSCGDRYATIARTLKLAGNTDDELINSLTDMIRDLNKTLNIPLSFSENGMTKEEFDANLDFIAENALKDACTGSNPRPINLDEMKKVLTCSFTGEKVNF, from the coding sequence ATGAATAGATTTACATTGCCAAGAGACATTTATTTTGGAGAAAATTCTTTAGAGGTATTAAAAACCATAAAAGGTAAAAAAGCTGTAATAGTTACTGGTGGAAGTTCTATGAAAAAATTTGGATTTTTAGATAAGGTTGAAGCTTATTTAAATGAAGCCGGAATCGAAGTTAAACATATTACTGGAGTGGAACCAGATCCTTCAGTAGATACAGTTATGAACGGCGCAGCAGTTATGAGAGAATTTGAGCCAGACTTAATAATTTCAATCGGTGGTGGTTCACCAATTGATGCAGCAAAAGCTATGTGGATTTTCTATGAATATCCAGAATTCACTTTTGAGCAAGCAGTTATACCATTTGGTATTCCAGACTTAAGACAAAAGGCTAAATTTATAGCTATACCATCAACTAGTGGAACAGCATCAGAAGTTACAGCATTTTCAGTAATTACTGACTATAAAGCTAAGATAAAATATCCTTTAGCAGATTTCAATTTAACTCCAGATGTAGCTATAATTGATCCATCACTAGCTCAAACAATGCCAGCGAAATTAACAGCGCACACAGGCATGGATGCATTAACTCATGCACTTGAGGCTTATGTTGCAGGACTTCATTCTTATTTCTCAGACCCACTTGCAATGCAAGCCATAACTATGATTAAGGATAATTTAGTAAAATCATTTGAAGGTAATGTAGAAGCAAGAAATGAGATGCATATGGCACAATGCCTTGCTGGAATGGCATTTTCAAATGCATTACTAGGAATATCTCATAGTATGGCGCATAAAATAGGTGGTGTATTCCACGTTGAACATGGTCTTGCAAATGCAATATTACTTCCACATGTTATAGATTTTAATAAAAAATCTTGTGGAGATAGATATGCTACAATCGCTAGAACATTAAAACTTGCTGGGAATACAGATGATGAATTAATAAATTCATTAACTGATATGATAAGAGATTTAAATAAGACTCTAAATATACCATTATCTTTTTCTGAAAATGGTATGACTAAAGAAGAATTTGATGCTAATTTAGACTTTATAGCTGAGAATGCTTTAAAAGATGCATGTACAGGATCAAATCCAAGACCAATAAATTTAGATGAGATGAAAAAAGTATTAACATGTTCATTTACTGGTGAAAAAGTTAATTTCTAA
- a CDS encoding sulfide/dihydroorotate dehydrogenase-like FAD/NAD-binding protein, translating to MYKIVGKKALAPQIFLMDIAAPRVAKSAQPGQFIIIKMDEKGERIPLTISDFDAERGTVTIVVQTIGCSTKEMENYEIGDSFSDFVGPLGQASELMSESIEELKKKKIVFVAGGLGTAPVYPQVKWLNSQGVKADVIIGAKAKEYVIMEEEMKKVAGNVYPCTDDGSYGYKGLVTNKLKELVQNEGKKYDLVVAIGPMIMMKFVCKLTEELGISTIVSMNPIMVDGTGMCGACRITVDGKTKFACVDGPEFDGHKVNFEEAMRRQAMYKTQEVSKNEGIKAGCGLGGTK from the coding sequence ATGTATAAAATAGTTGGAAAGAAAGCATTAGCACCACAAATATTTTTAATGGATATAGCGGCGCCAAGAGTCGCTAAATCAGCACAACCTGGTCAGTTTATAATAATAAAAATGGATGAAAAAGGCGAGAGGATACCTTTAACAATAAGTGATTTTGATGCCGAAAGAGGTACAGTTACTATAGTTGTTCAAACTATAGGTTGCTCAACAAAAGAAATGGAAAACTATGAAATTGGGGATTCATTTTCAGATTTCGTAGGACCACTTGGACAAGCATCAGAATTAATGAGTGAAAGTATTGAAGAGTTAAAGAAAAAGAAAATTGTATTTGTAGCAGGAGGTCTTGGAACTGCTCCAGTTTATCCTCAGGTTAAATGGCTTAACTCTCAAGGTGTAAAAGCAGATGTAATAATAGGCGCTAAAGCTAAAGAATATGTAATTATGGAAGAAGAAATGAAGAAAGTTGCGGGAAATGTATATCCATGTACAGATGACGGTTCTTATGGATATAAGGGACTTGTTACAAATAAATTAAAAGAATTAGTTCAAAATGAAGGTAAAAAATATGATTTAGTTGTTGCTATTGGACCAATGATAATGATGAAATTTGTTTGCAAATTAACTGAAGAACTTGGTATATCAACTATTGTAAGTATGAATCCTATTATGGTAGATGGAACAGGAATGTGTGGAGCCTGCAGGATTACTGTAGATGGCAAAACTAAGTTCGCCTGCGTTGATGGACCAGAATTTGATGGTCATAAGGTTAATTTTGAAGAAGCAATGAGAAGACAAGCGATGTACAAAACACAAGAAGTTTCTAAAAATGAAGGCATTAAAGCCGGATGTGGTTTAGGAGGTACTAAATAA
- a CDS encoding TVP38/TMEM64 family protein: MKRAWDYIRIKLLRHKQHIVIIAILLIFIYLGYEYSFKYSYIIKNPNMMKEIVLSYGNFSVLVFILMQVLQVVVFFIPGEFIQIAGGYIFGAFWGGMISLIGITLGSIIVYLIAKGYGKPLVEKLMLKKEIKFFKKILDAGSKKIVVLMFYLIPGIPKDALAYICGVSNISFKDFCIYSTLGRIPGIFISAYFGGKIYSKDVRSLITIGVIMSFLFLIGILKGNVIIKNIIKKKKIY, translated from the coding sequence ATGAAAAGAGCATGGGATTATATAAGGATAAAGCTGTTAAGACATAAACAACATATAGTAATAATAGCGATTTTGTTGATTTTCATATATTTAGGGTATGAGTATTCTTTTAAGTACTCGTATATAATAAAAAATCCTAATATGATGAAAGAAATTGTTCTTTCTTACGGTAATTTCAGTGTTTTAGTCTTTATACTTATGCAGGTTTTACAAGTAGTAGTTTTTTTTATTCCAGGAGAATTTATACAAATTGCTGGGGGATATATTTTTGGTGCTTTTTGGGGTGGAATGATATCCCTAATTGGGATTACTTTAGGAAGCATAATAGTATATCTTATTGCTAAGGGCTATGGCAAACCATTAGTAGAAAAATTGATGTTAAAAAAGGAAATAAAATTTTTTAAAAAAATATTAGATGCGGGAAGTAAAAAGATTGTTGTATTAATGTTTTATTTAATTCCTGGAATACCTAAGGATGCACTAGCGTATATATGTGGAGTATCAAATATTTCTTTTAAAGATTTCTGTATATATTCAACACTAGGCAGAATTCCAGGAATTTTTATATCAGCTTATTTTGGGGGAAAAATATATTCAAAAGATGTTAGAAGTTTAATAACTATAGGCGTAATAATGAGTTTTTTATTCTTAATAGGAATTTTAAAAGGTAATGTTATAATTAAAAATATTATTAAAAAGAAAAAAATATATTAA
- a CDS encoding DNA-3-methyladenine glycosylase family protein, translating into MDYKKVESFDKGIIIKGVDNFELAHIFECGQCFRWNKQESGNYIGVAYGKVIEIEKNEMEVKIYNINGEEFEKIWCDYFDLKREYTVIKEKFRKDPLLERSVNFGYGIRLLQQEPFELTISFIISSNNRIPMIKRAINRLSEKWGKAIEYKGETYYTFPTAEELDKASIEEIQSCGLGFRSKYVKDAVHRIYEGEINLEFIKSCDDDICHQELQKLSGIGPKVSDCIMLFSMQKYSAFPVDVWVKRAMQFFYLAPDVSLPKIRIFARDKFENLAGFAQQYLFYYARENNIKIE; encoded by the coding sequence ATGGATTATAAAAAGGTTGAATCATTTGATAAGGGTATTATCATAAAAGGTGTAGATAACTTCGAATTAGCCCATATATTCGAATGTGGGCAATGTTTTAGATGGAACAAACAAGAAAGCGGTAACTATATAGGTGTGGCATATGGAAAGGTAATAGAAATAGAAAAAAATGAGATGGAAGTAAAAATATACAATATAAATGGGGAAGAATTTGAAAAAATTTGGTGTGATTATTTTGATCTTAAAAGAGAGTATACGGTTATTAAGGAAAAATTTCGAAAAGATCCACTTCTTGAAAGATCAGTTAACTTTGGTTATGGGATTAGACTACTTCAGCAGGAACCATTTGAACTTACAATATCATTTATAATTTCTTCGAATAATAGAATACCTATGATAAAAAGAGCTATAAACAGGTTAAGCGAAAAATGGGGAAAAGCAATAGAGTATAAAGGCGAAACTTACTATACATTCCCAACAGCAGAAGAATTAGATAAAGCATCTATAGAGGAAATTCAAAGCTGTGGTCTTGGTTTTAGATCTAAATATGTAAAGGATGCAGTGCATAGAATATATGAAGGTGAAATAAACTTGGAATTTATTAAATCATGTGATGATGATATTTGTCACCAAGAATTACAAAAACTAAGTGGTATTGGACCAAAGGTTTCTGATTGTATCATGTTGTTTTCCATGCAAAAATATTCTGCTTTTCCAGTGGACGTATGGGTTAAGAGAGCAATGCAGTTTTTTTATTTAGCACCAGATGTGTCACTGCCTAAAATAAGAATTTTTGCTAGAGATAAGTTTGAAAACTTAGCAGGTTTTGCACAACAGTATTTATTTTATTATGCGAGGGAAAATAATATTAAAATAGAATAA
- the guaB gene encoding IMP dehydrogenase, whose product MAKILKQAYTFDDVLLVPNKSEVLPRDVTLGTYLTKKIKLNIPLMSAAMDTVTESRMAIAMAREGGIGIIHKNMSIENQAIEVDRVKRQENGVITDPFFLSPENLLEDALELMKKYRISGVPITTDGKLVGIITNRDIVFETDYSKKIKDIMTSENLITAPEGTSMQEAKELLKKHKIEKLPLVDSKNNLRGLITIKDIEKTLRFPDAAKDSRGRLLCGATVGVTADKMDRVAALVKAGVDVITIDTAHGHSLGVLDAVREIKAKYPELQIIAGNIATAAATRDLIEAGADCVKVGIGPGSICTTRIVAGVGVPQLTAVMDCVEEGNKYGIPVIADGGIKYSGDIVKALAAGAKVVMIGSMFAGCEEAPGEMEIYQGRSYKVYRGMGSLSAMACGSKDRYFQEGNKKLVPEGVEGRLPFKGSVIDTIFQMIGGIRSGMGYLGSATLVQLFETSTFVVQSSAGLRESHPHDVSITKESPNYSVNS is encoded by the coding sequence ATGGCAAAGATATTAAAACAAGCGTATACATTTGACGATGTATTGTTAGTCCCAAACAAATCTGAGGTTTTACCTAGAGATGTTACTTTAGGTACCTACCTTACAAAAAAAATAAAACTTAATATACCACTAATGAGTGCAGCGATGGATACTGTTACTGAATCTAGAATGGCTATTGCTATGGCTAGAGAGGGTGGAATAGGTATTATACATAAAAATATGAGTATTGAAAATCAAGCTATTGAAGTTGATAGAGTTAAAAGACAAGAAAATGGTGTAATTACAGATCCATTTTTCTTATCACCAGAAAACCTTCTAGAAGATGCTTTAGAATTAATGAAAAAATATAGAATATCAGGAGTTCCAATTACAACAGATGGAAAGCTCGTTGGAATAATTACTAATAGAGATATAGTCTTTGAAACTGATTATAGTAAAAAGATTAAAGATATAATGACAAGTGAAAATTTAATTACTGCACCAGAAGGAACAAGCATGCAAGAAGCTAAGGAACTTCTTAAAAAACATAAAATAGAGAAGTTACCTTTAGTAGATAGCAAAAATAATTTAAGAGGTCTTATAACTATAAAAGATATAGAGAAAACTTTAAGATTCCCAGATGCAGCAAAGGATTCTCGCGGAAGATTGTTATGTGGCGCAACAGTTGGCGTAACTGCTGATAAGATGGATAGGGTAGCAGCCCTTGTAAAGGCTGGCGTGGATGTAATAACTATAGACACAGCTCATGGTCATTCTTTAGGAGTACTAGACGCTGTACGTGAAATAAAGGCTAAATACCCAGAGCTCCAAATAATTGCAGGAAATATTGCAACTGCTGCAGCAACTCGTGATTTAATTGAAGCAGGAGCAGATTGTGTAAAGGTTGGTATAGGTCCTGGTTCTATATGTACTACAAGAATTGTTGCAGGCGTAGGTGTTCCACAACTTACAGCAGTTATGGATTGTGTTGAAGAAGGAAATAAATATGGAATTCCTGTAATTGCAGATGGCGGTATAAAATATTCAGGAGACATAGTTAAGGCGTTAGCAGCAGGTGCTAAGGTAGTAATGATTGGATCTATGTTCGCAGGTTGCGAGGAAGCACCAGGAGAAATGGAAATCTATCAAGGAAGAAGTTATAAGGTATACAGAGGCATGGGTTCTCTAAGTGCTATGGCTTGTGGAAGTAAGGATAGATATTTCCAAGAAGGAAATAAGAAGTTAGTTCCAGAAGGTGTAGAAGGAAGATTACCTTTTAAAGGAAGCGTTATAGATACAATATTCCAGATGATCGGTGGGATAAGGTCTGGTATGGGATATTTAGGTTCAGCGACACTTGTACAATTGTTTGAAACTTCAACATTTGTTGTTCAATCTTCAGCTGGATTACGTGAAAGTCATCCACATGATGTATCAATTACAAAGGAATCACCAAACTATAGCGTTAACAGCTAG
- a CDS encoding TIGR01906 family membrane protein, whose translation MFILNPSFYIFIPFVSTQCIRVLICSITYMIINIQYNSNFNQSTYYSIYNHTKKLCFITTVFHSYSLICFIHPNLCDFYEFIYSCIHLCISVILTNRGDFVNVLNRSIINCFSVTFIIKNIKSFIKSLSKAVFISSFIFSFLILSVYFTLLFKPLYYMDIGILNIENSSGLNKSELKSNYNYVITYITQNTNEEFNLPTLPSSIHGKIHFKEVKLIFDKLKIMLFFSLLVSIIGILINKKLKTIRYLLTSSISLIVIPMLLLIPFLVNFDKSFTTFHHIFFNNNYWLFDIKSDPIITILPQSFFFHCAILMIFLITICSITLSFIYKKTKKSHSL comes from the coding sequence ATGTTCATTTTAAACCCCTCCTTTTATATTTTTATTCCTTTTGTTAGCACTCAGTGTATCCGAGTGCTAATATGTTCTATAACTTATATGATAATTAATATTCAGTATAATAGCAACTTCAATCAGTCTACATATTATTCCATTTATAACCATACAAAGAAATTATGTTTTATAACCACCGTATTTCACAGTTATTCTCTCATTTGCTTTATCCATCCCAATTTATGCGATTTTTATGAATTTATTTATTCTTGTATACATTTATGTATATCAGTTATACTTACTAATAGAGGTGATTTTGTGAATGTTTTAAACAGATCGATTATTAACTGCTTTTCTGTAACCTTTATTATTAAGAACATAAAGTCCTTTATTAAGTCCTTATCTAAGGCGGTTTTTATTTCGAGTTTTATATTTTCTTTTTTAATTTTGAGTGTATATTTTACTTTGCTTTTTAAACCCTTGTATTATATGGATATTGGAATACTAAATATCGAAAATTCTTCGGGCTTAAATAAAAGCGAATTAAAATCAAATTATAATTATGTTATCACATATATAACTCAAAATACAAACGAAGAATTTAATCTTCCAACACTGCCATCATCTATTCATGGTAAAATTCATTTTAAAGAAGTTAAGTTAATCTTTGATAAACTCAAAATAATGCTATTTTTCTCACTATTAGTAAGTATTATAGGAATACTTATAAATAAAAAACTAAAAACAATAAGATATCTATTAACTAGTTCCATTTCACTTATCGTCATACCGATGCTATTACTTATACCATTCCTAGTTAATTTCGATAAAAGTTTTACAACTTTTCACCACATCTTCTTTAACAATAATTACTGGCTCTTTGATATCAAATCAGACCCGATAATAACAATCCTACCGCAGAGTTTTTTCTTTCACTGTGCTATATTAATGATTTTTTTAATCACCATATGCAGTATAACGTTAAGTTTTATATATAAAAAAACTAAAAAATCACATTCTTTATAA
- the groES gene encoding co-chaperone GroES, whose product MNIRPLSDRVLIKRLEAEETTKSGIVLSGASKEKPQEAEVIAVGPGKTEDGKLIKMEVKTGDKVLFSKYSGNEIKYDGIDYIILKQEELLAIIEK is encoded by the coding sequence ATGAACATTAGACCACTTAGTGATAGGGTATTAATTAAAAGATTAGAAGCAGAGGAAACTACGAAAAGTGGAATAGTTCTTTCAGGAGCTTCAAAGGAAAAACCGCAAGAAGCTGAGGTTATTGCAGTAGGACCAGGAAAAACAGAAGATGGAAAATTAATTAAAATGGAAGTTAAAACAGGGGATAAAGTATTATTCTCTAAATATTCAGGAAATGAAATAAAATATGATGGTATTGATTATATCATATTAAAACAAGAAGAACTATTAGCTATAATTGAGAAATAA
- the groL gene encoding chaperonin GroEL (60 kDa chaperone family; promotes refolding of misfolded polypeptides especially under stressful conditions; forms two stacked rings of heptamers to form a barrel-shaped 14mer; ends can be capped by GroES; misfolded proteins enter the barrel where they are refolded when GroES binds), with product MAKNVLFGEEARRAMQRGVDKLANTVKITLGPKGRNVILDKKFGSPLITNDGVTIAREIELEDPFENMGAQLVKEVATKTNDVAGDGTTTATLLAQAIIREGLKNVTAGANPMMIRTGIKMAVDKAVEEIKKASKPVSGKEDIARVASISASDEVTGALIADAMEKVGNEGVITVEESKSMGTELDVVEGMQFDRGYLSAYMVTDTEKMEANLEEPYILITDKKITNIQDILPILEQIVQQGKKLLIVAEDIEGEALSTLVVNKLRGTFTCVGVKAPGFGDRRKEMLQDIATLTGGEVISEELGKELKDVTVEMLGKAESVKISKENTTIVNGKGDKTAIHDRVSQIKKQIEDTTSDFDKEKLQERLAKLAGGVAVIKVGAATETELKEKKLRIEDALAATKAAVEEGIVPGGGTVYINAITEIAKLTSDVSDIQVGINIIKRALEEPLRQIVTNAGAEASVVIEKVRESAGEIGYDALHDKLVNMNKAGIVDPTKVVRSALQNAASVSATFLTTEVAVADIPEKNPAPMGAPGMGMDGMY from the coding sequence ATGGCTAAAAATGTATTGTTTGGAGAAGAAGCAAGAAGAGCTATGCAAAGAGGTGTAGATAAACTTGCAAACACAGTAAAAATAACACTAGGACCCAAAGGTAGAAATGTTATTTTAGATAAGAAATTTGGATCACCATTAATAACAAATGATGGTGTTACTATAGCAAGGGAAATAGAACTTGAAGATCCGTTTGAAAATATGGGAGCACAACTTGTTAAAGAAGTTGCTACGAAAACTAATGATGTTGCAGGAGATGGAACAACTACAGCTACATTACTTGCTCAGGCTATAATAAGAGAAGGTTTAAAAAATGTTACAGCTGGAGCTAATCCAATGATGATTAGAACTGGTATAAAAATGGCTGTAGATAAAGCAGTTGAAGAAATTAAAAAAGCTTCTAAACCAGTAAGTGGTAAAGAAGATATAGCTAGAGTTGCATCTATATCAGCTAGTGATGAAGTAACAGGGGCTTTAATAGCTGATGCTATGGAAAAAGTAGGTAATGAAGGTGTTATAACTGTAGAAGAATCAAAATCTATGGGAACAGAACTTGACGTAGTTGAAGGAATGCAGTTTGACCGTGGATATTTAAGTGCATATATGGTTACGGATACAGAAAAGATGGAAGCAAATCTTGAAGAACCATATATTTTAATAACAGATAAAAAAATAACTAATATACAAGACATACTTCCAATACTTGAGCAAATTGTTCAACAAGGTAAAAAATTGTTAATAGTTGCAGAGGACATTGAAGGGGAAGCTTTAAGCACATTAGTTGTTAACAAGTTAAGAGGAACCTTTACTTGTGTGGGAGTTAAAGCTCCAGGTTTTGGTGATAGAAGAAAAGAAATGCTTCAAGATATAGCAACTCTAACTGGTGGAGAAGTTATAAGTGAAGAATTAGGAAAAGAATTAAAGGATGTTACTGTTGAGATGCTTGGAAAAGCTGAAAGTGTTAAAATATCTAAAGAAAACACTACAATAGTAAATGGAAAAGGCGATAAGACCGCAATACATGATAGAGTATCTCAAATTAAAAAACAAATTGAAGATACTACATCAGATTTTGATAAAGAAAAATTGCAAGAAAGACTTGCTAAACTTGCAGGAGGAGTAGCTGTAATAAAAGTTGGAGCTGCTACTGAAACTGAATTAAAAGAGAAAAAATTAAGAATAGAAGATGCACTTGCAGCTACAAAAGCAGCAGTTGAAGAAGGAATAGTTCCAGGTGGTGGAACAGTTTATATTAATGCAATTACTGAGATTGCTAAATTAACTTCAGATGTATCAGATATTCAAGTGGGTATTAACATAATAAAAAGAGCTTTAGAAGAACCATTAAGACAAATAGTTACCAATGCTGGTGCAGAAGCTTCAGTTGTAATAGAAAAAGTTAGAGAAAGCGCTGGAGAAATTGGATATGATGCATTACATGATAAATTAGTGAATATGAATAAAGCAGGAATTGTTGACCCAACAAAAGTTGTAAGATCAGCACTTCAAAATGCGGCATCTGTTTCAGCAACATTCTTAACAACAGAAGTTGCAGTTGCAGATATTCCAGAGAAAAATCCAGCACCAATGGGTGCACCAGGAATGGGAATGGATGGAATGTACTAA
- a CDS encoding C-GCAxxG-C-C family (seleno)protein — MLINKINKYHTKEYNLNCAEVMIYSASEEYNLNLNSETFKTMSSFGGGMGIESVCGAITGSLAVIGILFTKVKAHEGDRVKKLCQEFFKKFEAKLTSNNCTTLKAKYRKEDVGCIVMIETAAQILDEIVIRELQLNNKA; from the coding sequence ATGTTAATTAATAAAATAAATAAATATCATACTAAGGAATATAATCTTAACTGTGCTGAGGTAATGATTTATTCTGCTAGTGAGGAATATAATTTAAATTTAAATAGCGAAACATTTAAAACTATGTCATCTTTTGGTGGTGGAATGGGTATTGAAAGCGTATGTGGAGCAATAACAGGTTCTTTAGCTGTTATAGGTATATTATTTACTAAAGTAAAAGCACATGAAGGAGATAGAGTTAAAAAGCTATGTCAGGAATTCTTTAAAAAGTTTGAGGCTAAGCTCACCTCGAATAATTGTACAACACTTAAGGCAAAATATAGAAAAGAAGACGTTGGTTGTATAGTTATGATTGAAACAGCAGCGCAAATATTAGATGAAATTGTGATTCGTGAATTACAGCTTAATAATAAGGCTTAA
- the gltA gene encoding NADPH-dependent glutamate synthase: protein MDKMKRVPIEEQDPKIRATNFAEVCLGYTEDEAVTEATRCLNCKKPMCVSKCPVAIDIPGFIKHVKNKEFVEAVKVIAKYSSLPAVCGRVCPQETQCESKCILGIKGDAIAIGKLERFVGDYSRVHNVDLSETKPKNGIKVAVVGSGPSGLTCAGDLAKAGYDVTIFEALHEAGGVLVYGIPEFRLPKETVVKHEVENVKKLGVKLETNVIVGRTVTIDQLMEDEDFKAVFIGSGAGLPMFMGIPGENLNGVFSANEYLTRNNLMKAYKEGYQTPIRTGEKVAVVGGGNVAMDSVRTAVRLGAEGHIVYRRSESELPARVEEVHHAKEEGVIMDLLVNPIEILGDEKGNVTGMKCIRMELGEPDASGRRRPMAIEGSEFIMDVNTVIMSLGTSPNPLIPLTTEGLDINKRKCIIAEDETGLTSKKNVYAGGDAVSGAATVILAMEAGKKAAKAIDEMLTN, encoded by the coding sequence ATGGATAAAATGAAGAGAGTCCCAATAGAAGAGCAAGATCCGAAAATAAGAGCTACTAATTTTGCAGAGGTATGTTTAGGATATACAGAGGATGAAGCGGTTACTGAAGCTACAAGATGTTTAAATTGTAAAAAACCAATGTGTGTTAGTAAATGTCCGGTTGCAATAGATATTCCGGGTTTTATTAAACATGTTAAGAATAAAGAATTTGTAGAGGCAGTTAAGGTGATAGCTAAATATAGTTCACTTCCTGCGGTTTGTGGTAGAGTCTGTCCACAAGAAACTCAATGTGAGAGCAAGTGTATCCTAGGAATAAAAGGAGACGCAATAGCTATAGGTAAACTTGAAAGATTTGTAGGGGACTACTCAAGGGTACATAATGTCGATCTTTCAGAAACTAAACCTAAAAATGGTATTAAGGTTGCAGTGGTAGGAAGTGGTCCATCAGGACTTACTTGTGCAGGAGATTTAGCAAAAGCTGGATACGATGTAACTATTTTCGAGGCACTTCATGAAGCTGGTGGAGTTTTGGTATATGGTATACCAGAATTTAGGCTTCCAAAAGAAACAGTAGTAAAACATGAAGTTGAAAATGTTAAAAAATTAGGCGTCAAATTAGAAACAAATGTTATTGTGGGACGAACTGTAACAATAGACCAATTGATGGAAGATGAAGATTTTAAAGCTGTATTTATTGGTTCGGGTGCAGGACTTCCAATGTTTATGGGAATACCAGGAGAAAATTTGAATGGAGTATTTTCCGCTAATGAGTATTTAACTAGAAATAATTTAATGAAAGCATATAAAGAAGGATATCAGACACCTATAAGAACAGGCGAAAAGGTTGCTGTTGTAGGTGGAGGAAATGTTGCTATGGACTCTGTGCGTACAGCAGTGAGACTTGGAGCAGAAGGACACATAGTATACAGAAGATCAGAATCAGAACTTCCTGCAAGAGTTGAGGAAGTACATCATGCAAAAGAAGAAGGGGTTATAATGGATCTACTTGTTAACCCAATTGAAATCCTAGGTGATGAAAAAGGTAATGTTACAGGAATGAAGTGCATAAGAATGGAGTTAGGTGAGCCTGATGCCTCGGGAAGAAGAAGACCTATGGCTATTGAGGGTTCGGAATTTATAATGGATGTTAATACAGTTATAATGTCTCTAGGGACATCACCAAATCCATTAATACCTTTGACAACAGAAGGGTTAGATATTAACAAACGTAAGTGCATAATTGCAGAGGATGAAACTGGATTAACATCTAAAAAGAATGTATATGCTGGTGGAGATGCAGTTTCAGGAGCAGCTACAGTTATACTAGCTATGGAAGCAGGTAAAAAAGCTGCTAAAGCTATAGATGAAATGTTAACAAACTAA